One genomic region from Streptomyces sp. Li-HN-5-11 encodes:
- a CDS encoding ribonuclease BN — MGWALELYRRGKELELMHRGMGFATLALVTLAPLLIVVAAADPLNHGGFALWLVDGMDLSGKSARVLSEVFTPPRKVVGATSVLGGVLLAVFGVSFGASLQNGYERVWRLPAGPWHRIWRQVVWLCVLMLYLYGQVETRTVLAGTYRMLMSVAIGVLFFWWSPHFLLGNQVRWRLLFPGAVATMVGLVGLRAFSFLVFTPLIVTNAVSYGAIGTILIVESWLVGVGFVVYGGALVGHWFCDRMGHLEHLRQLLEHDEPTQQ; from the coding sequence ATGGGGTGGGCGCTCGAGCTCTACCGGCGCGGCAAGGAACTGGAGCTCATGCACCGCGGCATGGGCTTCGCCACGCTCGCCCTGGTCACCCTGGCCCCGCTGCTCATCGTGGTGGCGGCGGCGGACCCCCTGAACCACGGCGGGTTCGCGCTGTGGCTGGTGGACGGCATGGACCTGTCGGGAAAGTCCGCCCGCGTGCTCTCGGAGGTCTTCACTCCGCCGCGCAAGGTGGTCGGCGCCACCAGTGTGCTGGGCGGGGTGCTGCTCGCCGTGTTCGGCGTGTCGTTCGGCGCCAGCCTGCAGAACGGCTACGAGAGGGTATGGCGGCTGCCGGCCGGACCGTGGCACAGGATCTGGCGGCAGGTGGTCTGGCTCTGCGTGCTCATGCTGTACCTCTACGGGCAGGTGGAGACCCGCACCGTGCTCGCCGGTACATACCGCATGCTGATGAGCGTGGCGATCGGCGTGCTCTTCTTCTGGTGGAGCCCGCACTTCCTCCTCGGCAACCAGGTGCGCTGGCGGCTGCTGTTTCCCGGCGCGGTGGCGACCATGGTGGGACTCGTGGGCCTGCGGGCCTTCTCCTTCCTGGTGTTCACCCCGCTGATCGTGACCAACGCCGTCAGTTACGGCGCCATCGGCACCATCCTGATCGTGGAGTCCTGGCTCGTCGGCGTGGGATTCGTCGTCTACGGCGGCGCACTGGTCGGCCACTGGTTCTGCGACAGGATGGGGCATCTGGAGCACCTGAGGCAGCTGCTGGAGCACGACGAGCCGACGCAGCAGTAG
- a CDS encoding cytochrome c oxidase subunit 4, protein MKTEARLFTGVAVFFAVTAAGYGWWSRAEPAGTAALAIAGLMATLVAFFLRVQYRRRGLRAQDRDDAEVVDTAGPLDFFSPHSPWPITVALGALLLALGVVFGLWLALIGFGVLGLGVFGLVFQYAGRDDPNSAPTGPDVVVRTGQRSSSRSDSAPSS, encoded by the coding sequence GTGAAAACCGAGGCCCGACTCTTCACCGGTGTGGCGGTCTTCTTCGCTGTCACCGCCGCAGGTTACGGCTGGTGGAGCCGTGCCGAGCCCGCCGGCACGGCCGCCCTGGCCATCGCCGGCCTGATGGCCACCCTGGTCGCGTTCTTCCTGCGCGTGCAGTACCGCAGGCGCGGCCTGCGGGCCCAGGACCGGGACGACGCCGAGGTGGTGGACACCGCGGGACCGCTGGACTTCTTCTCCCCGCACAGCCCCTGGCCGATCACCGTGGCCCTCGGCGCCCTGCTGCTCGCCCTGGGCGTCGTCTTCGGCCTGTGGCTGGCCCTGATCGGCTTCGGCGTGCTCGGCCTGGGAGTGTTCGGCCTGGTGTTCCAGTACGCCGGCAGGGACGATCCGAACAGCGCGCCGACCGGCCCGGACGTCGTCGTGCGCACCGGTCAGCGTTCCAGCTCGCGTTCCGACTCCGCGCCCTCCTCCTGA
- the ctaD gene encoding cytochrome c oxidase subunit I: MAVDRRIAQRPRQAPSRRTNYRLGRALRRWATTTDHKVIGNLYMTTAFSFFLFGGVLALLMRAELARPGLQLFSTEQYDQLFTIHGTVMMLLFATPMFAGFTNAIMPLQIGAPDVAFPRLNALSYWLYLFGGLMVVSGFLVPGGAAGFGWFAYAPLNSAVHSPGAGGDLWVMGLVLTGVSTTLGAVNFITTILCLRAPGMTMFRMPIFTWNALFTSILVLPAFPVLTAALLALEADRKFGARIFEAGSGGALLWQHLFWFFGHPEVYIVALPFFGIVSEIIPVFSRKPIFGYVTLIGATISITMLSAVVWAHHMFATGAVLLPFFSLMSFLIAVPTGVKFFNWIGTMIKGSLSFETPMLWSLGFMVTFLLGGMSGVLIASPPLDFHLTDSYFIVAHLHYVLFGTVVFAMFAGFYFWWPKFTGRFLDERLGKIHFWTLFVGFQTTFLVQHWLGEMGMPRRYADYLAADGFTLLNTISSIGAFLLGLSTLPFLYNVWKSARYGAKAETDDPWGYGRSLEWATSCPPPRHNFISLPRIRSESPAFDLHHPDVSQQDQRHVQ, encoded by the coding sequence ATGGCGGTGGACAGGAGGATCGCGCAGCGGCCGCGCCAGGCGCCGTCGCGGCGTACGAACTACAGACTGGGACGGGCCCTCAGGCGCTGGGCCACCACGACCGATCACAAGGTGATCGGCAACCTCTACATGACGACGGCGTTCTCGTTCTTCCTCTTCGGCGGCGTCCTCGCCCTGCTGATGCGGGCCGAACTCGCCCGGCCCGGGCTGCAGTTGTTCAGCACGGAACAGTACGACCAACTGTTCACCATCCACGGCACGGTGATGATGCTGCTGTTCGCGACGCCGATGTTCGCCGGGTTCACCAACGCGATCATGCCGCTGCAGATCGGTGCGCCGGATGTGGCCTTCCCCCGGCTGAACGCGCTGTCGTACTGGCTGTACCTGTTCGGCGGGCTGATGGTGGTGTCCGGATTCCTGGTGCCAGGGGGAGCGGCGGGCTTCGGCTGGTTCGCCTACGCGCCCCTCAACAGTGCGGTCCACAGCCCCGGCGCGGGCGGTGACCTGTGGGTGATGGGGCTCGTGCTGACCGGTGTCTCCACCACCCTCGGCGCGGTCAACTTCATCACCACCATCCTGTGCCTGCGCGCCCCCGGCATGACCATGTTCCGGATGCCGATCTTCACCTGGAACGCGCTGTTCACCTCCATCCTCGTCCTGCCCGCGTTCCCCGTGCTCACGGCGGCCCTGCTGGCACTGGAGGCGGACCGGAAGTTCGGCGCGCGGATCTTCGAGGCCGGCAGCGGCGGCGCGCTGCTGTGGCAGCACCTCTTCTGGTTCTTCGGGCACCCCGAGGTCTACATCGTCGCGCTGCCGTTCTTCGGCATCGTCTCCGAGATCATCCCCGTCTTCAGCCGCAAACCGATCTTCGGCTATGTCACCCTGATCGGCGCTACCATCTCGATCACCATGCTGTCCGCCGTGGTGTGGGCCCACCACATGTTCGCCACCGGGGCGGTGCTGCTGCCGTTCTTCTCGCTGATGTCCTTCCTGATCGCCGTGCCCACGGGGGTGAAGTTCTTCAACTGGATCGGCACCATGATCAAGGGCTCGTTGTCCTTCGAGACACCCATGCTGTGGTCGCTGGGCTTCATGGTGACGTTCCTGCTCGGCGGGATGAGCGGGGTCCTGATCGCCTCGCCGCCGCTCGACTTCCACCTGACCGACAGCTACTTCATCGTGGCGCACCTGCACTACGTGCTCTTCGGGACCGTGGTGTTCGCGATGTTCGCCGGCTTCTACTTCTGGTGGCCGAAGTTCACCGGCAGGTTCCTCGACGAACGCCTCGGCAAGATCCATTTCTGGACGCTGTTCGTCGGCTTCCAGACCACGTTCCTCGTCCAGCACTGGCTCGGCGAGATGGGCATGCCGCGCCGCTACGCCGACTACCTCGCCGCCGACGGCTTCACCCTCCTCAACACCATCAGCTCCATCGGCGCCTTCCTGCTGGGGCTGTCCACGCTGCCGTTCCTGTACAACGTGTGGAAGTCGGCCAGGTACGGGGCGAAGGCGGAGACCGACGACCCCTGGGGCTACGGCCGTTCCCTGGAGTGGGCCACTTCCTGCCCGCCGCCGCGCCACAACTTCATCTCGCTGCCCCGTATCCGCTCCGAGTCCCCGGCCTTCGACCTGCACCATCCCGACGTCTCCCAGCAGGACCAGAGGCACGTGCAGTGA
- a CDS encoding phenylalanine--tRNA ligase beta subunit-related protein, with protein sequence MTTFRLAPAVADAFPDTLIAVVTATGLRGHEPWPHTTTALEELEQQLADGTWAPADETDPRIEAWHAAYRSFGTNPRRIRPSVDALGRRLAKKGSLPRINPAVDSYNAVSVRHGLPAGAFDLDRVTGDVDIRPADGTESFTPLGEPDTVENPKPGEIIYVDTTDVLTRHWNHRDAHRTRVTEDSTHVAFMLETLHADRDGDLLKAAADELQGLLAPHAEQTAVRHLSPAQPQVTA encoded by the coding sequence ATGACCACCTTCCGCCTCGCCCCCGCCGTCGCCGACGCCTTCCCCGACACCCTCATCGCCGTGGTCACCGCCACCGGCCTGCGCGGCCACGAACCCTGGCCCCACACGACCACCGCCCTGGAGGAACTGGAGCAGCAGCTCGCCGACGGTACCTGGGCGCCCGCCGACGAGACCGACCCCCGCATCGAGGCCTGGCACGCCGCCTACCGCTCCTTCGGCACCAACCCCCGCCGGATCCGCCCCAGCGTCGACGCGCTCGGCCGCCGCCTCGCCAAGAAGGGCAGCCTGCCGCGCATCAACCCGGCCGTCGACTCCTACAACGCCGTCTCCGTCCGCCACGGCCTGCCCGCCGGCGCCTTCGACCTCGACCGCGTCACCGGCGACGTAGACATCCGCCCCGCGGACGGCACCGAGTCCTTCACCCCGCTCGGCGAACCCGACACGGTCGAGAACCCCAAGCCCGGCGAGATCATCTACGTCGACACCACCGACGTCCTGACTCGTCACTGGAACCACCGCGACGCCCACCGCACCCGCGTCACCGAGGACTCCACCCACGTCGCCTTCATGCTGGAAACGCTCCACGCCGACCGGGACGGCGACCTCCTCAAGGCCGCGGCCGACGAACTCCAGGGCCTCCTCGCCCCGCACGCCGAGCAGACCGCCGTGCGGCACCTCAGCCCGGCCCAGCCCCAGGTCACCGCCTGA
- the dhaK gene encoding dihydroxyacetone kinase subunit DhaK: protein MRMLINVAETVVADALRGMAAAHPELTIDVDNRVVVRRDAPVAGKVALVSGGGSGHEPLHGGFVGPGMLSAACPGEVFTSPVPDQMLRAAAAVDSGAGVLFIVKNYTGDVLNFDMAAELAEDEGIQVAKVLVNDDVAVTDSLYTAGRRGTGATLFVEKITGAAADEGQPLERVEAIGRQVNENARSFGVALSACTTPAKGSPTFDLPSGELELGIGIHGEPGRERRPMMTSGEIADFAVNAILEDMSPRNPVLVLVNGMGATPLLELYGFNAEVHRVLAERGVAVARTLVGNYVTSLDMAGASVTLCQIDEELLRLWDAPVNTPGLRWGM, encoded by the coding sequence ATGAGGATGCTCATCAACGTCGCGGAAACCGTGGTCGCGGACGCATTGCGGGGTATGGCCGCCGCCCACCCCGAGCTGACGATCGACGTGGACAACCGGGTGGTCGTACGGCGGGACGCCCCCGTGGCCGGGAAGGTCGCCCTCGTCTCCGGCGGCGGTTCCGGGCACGAGCCGCTGCACGGCGGATTCGTGGGGCCAGGAATGCTCTCCGCGGCCTGTCCGGGAGAGGTCTTCACCTCGCCGGTGCCCGACCAGATGCTGCGGGCCGCGGCGGCCGTGGACAGCGGGGCGGGGGTGCTGTTCATCGTGAAGAACTACACCGGTGACGTGCTCAACTTCGACATGGCGGCCGAGCTCGCCGAGGACGAGGGCATCCAGGTCGCGAAGGTTCTGGTCAACGATGACGTGGCAGTGACCGACAGCCTCTACACGGCCGGGCGGCGCGGCACCGGCGCCACCTTGTTCGTGGAGAAGATCACGGGCGCGGCGGCGGACGAGGGTCAGCCGCTGGAGCGGGTGGAGGCGATCGGCCGGCAGGTCAACGAGAACGCGCGCAGCTTCGGTGTCGCGCTGAGCGCGTGCACGACCCCGGCGAAGGGCAGCCCCACCTTCGACCTGCCGTCCGGCGAGCTGGAGCTGGGCATCGGCATCCACGGCGAGCCGGGCCGGGAGCGGCGGCCGATGATGACCTCGGGGGAGATCGCGGACTTCGCGGTGAACGCGATCCTGGAGGACATGAGCCCGCGCAATCCCGTCCTGGTGCTGGTCAACGGCATGGGCGCGACCCCGCTGCTGGAGCTGTACGGGTTCAACGCCGAGGTTCACCGGGTCCTGGCCGAGCGCGGTGTGGCCGTCGCCCGCACGCTGGTCGGCAACTACGTCACCTCCCTCGACATGGCGGGCGCGTCGGTCACCCTCTGCCAGATCGACGAGGAGTTGCTGAGGCTGTGGGACGCGCCGGTGAACACGCCGGGCCTGCGCTGGGGCATGTGA
- a CDS encoding XRE family transcriptional regulator yields the protein MTETVTALRTVAYNVRAARVRAGLSLEELGRRAQVSKGALVALEKAQGNPNLATLVRLADTLGISVSALMQGSHEGRVRVVTADAVTPLWTGELGSEARLMLTTSGPAPVEVWRWRLEPGEEYPSHPHQAGVVETVSVTAGRMVLVVDGTEHTLEAGQTATFDGDTAHTYRGSGTETCHLIMTVHLPPGPTAAS from the coding sequence GTGACAGAGACAGTCACGGCGCTGCGGACGGTCGCGTACAACGTCCGGGCGGCCCGGGTCCGCGCGGGCCTGTCGCTGGAGGAGCTCGGCCGGCGGGCCCAGGTGAGCAAGGGTGCCCTGGTGGCGCTGGAGAAGGCACAGGGCAATCCCAACCTGGCCACCCTGGTACGGCTGGCCGACACCCTGGGCATCTCGGTGTCCGCGCTGATGCAGGGGTCGCACGAAGGACGGGTCCGGGTCGTGACCGCGGACGCCGTGACTCCGCTGTGGACCGGCGAACTGGGCAGCGAGGCCCGGCTCATGCTGACGACCTCGGGCCCCGCTCCGGTCGAGGTCTGGCGCTGGCGACTGGAGCCGGGTGAGGAGTACCCGAGCCATCCCCACCAGGCCGGGGTCGTGGAAACGGTCAGTGTCACGGCCGGCCGGATGGTACTGGTCGTCGACGGCACCGAGCACACCCTGGAAGCCGGGCAGACCGCGACCTTCGACGGCGACACCGCGCACACCTACCGCGGCTCCGGCACCGAGACCTGCCACCTGATCATGACGGTCCATCTGCCGCCCGGCCCCACTGCCGCATCCTGA
- a CDS encoding DUF1360 domain-containing protein has product MPAGERPNDDRSYDERGEVPLGGYAVLAASFTSAAALFALTARRRGVRLPDRIPPWDVALLGGATFKASRLLTKDKVTSFLRAPFTRRTDDIPAGEVMDEPRGSGVRRAVGDLVSCPFCTSVWVAGALVGGYACAPRAARLVCAGLGAVTVADWLQYAWSWTEQNAEG; this is encoded by the coding sequence ATGCCGGCCGGAGAGCGGCCCAACGACGACCGGTCCTACGACGAGCGGGGCGAGGTGCCCCTCGGTGGTTACGCCGTCCTGGCGGCGTCCTTCACGTCCGCCGCGGCGCTCTTCGCCCTGACGGCGCGGCGCCGGGGCGTGCGGCTGCCCGACAGGATTCCGCCCTGGGACGTCGCACTGCTGGGCGGCGCCACGTTCAAGGCGTCCCGGCTGCTGACCAAGGACAAGGTCACCAGCTTTCTGCGTGCCCCCTTCACCCGCCGTACGGACGACATCCCGGCCGGTGAAGTCATGGACGAGCCGCGTGGCAGCGGAGTCCGGCGCGCCGTCGGCGACCTGGTGTCCTGCCCGTTCTGCACCTCCGTCTGGGTGGCCGGCGCCCTGGTCGGCGGCTACGCCTGCGCGCCCCGGGCCGCCCGGCTGGTGTGTGCCGGACTGGGCGCCGTGACCGTGGCGGACTGGCTGCAGTACGCCTGGAGCTGGACCGAGCAGAACGCCGAGGGCTAG
- a CDS encoding arabinan endo-1,5-alpha-L-arabinosidase: MTHERRDDRVTVRLPALLAVLLLTAVATLGPATRSGAVPYPPPKTLKGMTYAHDPSMIKTTGGRYYLFYTGGGIQIATSTNRTAWSHAGQVLPGGAGWATAYGGYKDLWAPDVSYHNGVYWLYYAVSTLRSNHSAIGLATSTTAAPGSWTDRGLVYASQTTSDYNAIDPALMVDSSGRWWLSFGSFWTGIKMIRIDPATGKQLASDTTRYGIAQRPDPDAEEAGYIYPHGGYYYLFVSFDYCCRGASSTYNIRVGRSAKPTGPYADKNGVAMTAGGGTRILGSHGSVIGPGGQSVMHDGDGDVLVYHYYDATLNGTAQLGLSRLAWDSNGWPTAVTMQLLSGRADAGGRHRLPG; the protein is encoded by the coding sequence ATGACTCATGAACGACGCGACGACCGCGTCACCGTTCGCCTGCCAGCGCTCCTGGCCGTCCTGCTCCTGACCGCCGTCGCCACCCTCGGCCCCGCCACGCGTTCCGGGGCCGTCCCGTATCCGCCCCCGAAGACGCTCAAGGGCATGACGTACGCGCACGACCCGTCCATGATCAAGACCACCGGCGGACGCTACTACCTCTTCTACACCGGCGGCGGCATCCAGATCGCCACCTCGACCAACCGCACGGCCTGGAGCCACGCGGGCCAGGTGCTGCCCGGCGGCGCCGGATGGGCCACGGCCTACGGCGGCTACAAGGATCTATGGGCGCCCGACGTCTCATACCACAACGGGGTGTACTGGCTGTACTACGCCGTCTCCACCCTCCGCTCGAACCACTCCGCCATCGGCCTGGCCACCAGCACCACCGCGGCACCCGGCTCCTGGACCGACCGGGGTCTGGTCTACGCCTCGCAGACCACCAGCGACTACAACGCCATCGACCCAGCCCTCATGGTCGACTCCTCCGGACGCTGGTGGCTGTCGTTCGGCTCGTTCTGGACCGGCATCAAGATGATCCGGATCGACCCGGCCACCGGGAAGCAACTCGCGAGCGACACCACCCGCTACGGCATCGCGCAGCGCCCCGACCCGGACGCCGAGGAAGCCGGCTACATCTACCCGCACGGCGGCTACTACTACCTGTTCGTGTCCTTCGACTACTGCTGCCGCGGCGCGAGCAGCACGTACAACATCAGGGTCGGCCGCTCAGCCAAACCCACGGGCCCCTACGCCGACAAGAACGGCGTCGCGATGACCGCCGGCGGCGGCACCCGGATACTGGGTTCCCACGGCTCCGTGATCGGCCCCGGCGGCCAGAGCGTCATGCACGACGGCGACGGCGACGTGCTCGTTTACCACTACTACGACGCCACTCTCAACGGCACCGCACAACTCGGCCTCAGCCGCTTGGCGTGGGACTCGAACGGCTGGCCCACGGCCGTCACGATGCAGCTGCTGTCCGGGCGCGCAGACGCCGGCGGCCGGCATCGGCTTCCCGGGTGA
- a CDS encoding alpha/beta hydrolase-fold protein, producing MTVEMPYQPLPIDQSDVRYVHGPDSAPRPGVPAGQTVELEWRDSKVYPGTFRKFWIHVPAQYDPSEPASLMVFQDGWWYLDPAGEVRGAIVLDNLAHRGDIPVTIGVFVDPGVFPDAENPKNRNNEYDAFDDQYVTFLLTEIIPQVAERFTIAQSPDRWGMCGGSSGGNCAFTAAWLRPDKFRRVVGYLSSFAQMPDGNPYPDLISRVPRKPLRIFMQGGHRDLHWNEPQRNWLAENLRVAASLAEAGYDFRFVLGDGGHSPNHGGVLLPDALRWLWRPNGD from the coding sequence GTGACCGTAGAGATGCCCTACCAGCCACTTCCGATCGACCAGTCGGACGTGCGCTACGTCCACGGACCCGATTCCGCTCCACGACCGGGTGTGCCCGCCGGCCAGACGGTCGAGCTCGAGTGGAGGGACAGCAAGGTCTACCCGGGAACCTTCCGGAAGTTCTGGATACACGTGCCTGCACAGTACGACCCGTCGGAACCGGCATCCTTGATGGTGTTCCAGGACGGATGGTGGTACCTGGACCCCGCAGGGGAGGTGCGCGGCGCGATCGTCCTGGACAACCTCGCTCACCGTGGCGACATCCCCGTCACCATCGGCGTGTTCGTCGATCCCGGCGTCTTCCCCGATGCGGAGAACCCGAAGAACCGCAACAACGAGTACGACGCCTTCGACGACCAGTACGTCACCTTCCTCCTCACCGAGATCATCCCGCAGGTTGCGGAGCGTTTTACCATCGCCCAGTCGCCCGACAGGTGGGGCATGTGCGGCGGGAGCAGTGGCGGCAACTGTGCCTTCACCGCTGCGTGGCTGCGTCCGGACAAGTTCCGCCGCGTCGTCGGATACCTGTCCAGCTTCGCGCAGATGCCGGACGGCAATCCCTACCCAGACCTCATCTCCCGCGTCCCCCGCAAGCCGCTGCGCATCTTCATGCAGGGCGGCCACCGCGACCTGCACTGGAATGAGCCGCAGCGGAACTGGCTCGCCGAAAACCTGCGCGTGGCAGCCTCTCTCGCTGAAGCGGGCTACGACTTCCGCTTTGTCCTGGGAGACGGCGGCCACAGCCCCAACCACGGCGGCGTCCTGCTGCCTGACGCGCTGCGCTGGCTGTGGCGGCCCAACGGGGACTGA
- a CDS encoding EamA family transporter yields MIALLLALGSSLAYGCADFLGGMGARKAHVLRTVTVAAPASLAVELLLWPLLGASFSTSALGWGAASGVASAAAFALLYRTLAIGPMNVLSPVTALVSAALPVGVGLLQGEHLGAVGLVGLPLALFAVVLVSAGHGAGSARPSGTALLSAFGAGAAIALQLVFLHQAPAGSGVGPLIVGRTVSSAVVLAAAGLLRRRLGTERPAYVMSAAAGALDSVANVLFLFAARSGDLTVVAVITALYPAGTVLLARGVLAERIHRSQLVGLGAAAVAVSLLAAA; encoded by the coding sequence GTGATCGCTCTGCTGCTGGCCCTGGGCAGCTCACTCGCCTACGGATGTGCCGACTTCCTCGGAGGCATGGGCGCCCGCAAGGCCCATGTGCTGCGCACCGTGACGGTCGCGGCGCCCGCCAGTCTCGCCGTCGAGCTGCTGCTGTGGCCGCTGCTCGGCGCCTCGTTCAGCACATCTGCCCTCGGCTGGGGCGCGGCGTCCGGGGTCGCCTCGGCAGCCGCGTTCGCCCTGCTCTACAGGACGCTGGCGATCGGCCCGATGAACGTCCTCTCGCCCGTCACCGCTCTGGTCTCCGCCGCGCTGCCCGTCGGTGTCGGCCTGCTCCAGGGTGAGCACCTCGGCGCCGTCGGGCTGGTAGGTCTCCCGCTCGCACTGTTCGCGGTGGTGCTGGTCAGCGCGGGACACGGCGCCGGCTCGGCACGCCCCTCGGGTACGGCGTTGCTGTCGGCCTTCGGGGCGGGCGCGGCCATCGCCCTGCAGCTGGTCTTCCTCCACCAGGCGCCCGCCGGCAGCGGGGTGGGCCCGCTGATCGTGGGGCGCACGGTGTCCTCCGCCGTCGTCCTGGCCGCGGCCGGGCTGCTGCGCCGCAGGCTCGGCACCGAGCGGCCCGCGTACGTGATGTCCGCCGCCGCGGGTGCGCTGGACTCCGTCGCGAACGTGCTGTTCCTGTTCGCCGCCCGCAGCGGAGACCTCACCGTAGTCGCCGTGATCACCGCCCTCTATCCGGCCGGCACCGTCCTGCTCGCCCGCGGCGTGCTCGCCGAACGCATCCACCGCAGCCAGCTCGTCGGCCTGGGCGCCGCGGCCGTCGCGGTCAGCCTCCTGGCCGCGGCCTGA
- a CDS encoding ubiquinol-cytochrome c reductase cytochrome b subunit has translation MLLRKRRARAGARARHAAERTTDYLDGRVPLSEGGGLLRKAFPDHWSFLLGEIALYSFAVLLLTGVWLTLFFHPSMTEVVYNGSYTPLDGIRMSDAYQSTLHISFDIRGGLLIRQLHHWAALVFIAALGVHMLRVFFTGAFRRPREVNWMMGVTLFMLALAEGFAGYSLPDDLLSGTGLRIAQGIMLSIPVVGTYISFFVFGGQYPGHELISRLYSLHILLIPGLLLALVAAHLILVFYLKHTQWAGRGRTNDNVVGKPLFPQFMASSLGLFFMVFGVLTLLAGVAQINPIWVYGPYQPDVVSTGSQPDWYVGFLEGSLRLVPPWETAVAGHTIMWNVFLPAVVLPLALFAVLYAYPFFEAWITGDQREHHLCDRPRDKPVRTGLGVAAICCYGVLLAAGGNDIIAHTFKISLNALTWIFRISFVVVPPLAFMITKRVCLALQEAELQRLAEGEETGEVRQNVTGGYSESHVPVDEETRYVLRARELPKPLAAPAADGDGGVPQLQRLRATLSSWYYGDRVEVQEEGAESERELER, from the coding sequence GTGCTGTTGCGGAAGAGAAGGGCCCGGGCCGGCGCCCGGGCCCGCCATGCGGCGGAGCGGACCACGGACTACCTCGACGGGCGGGTCCCGCTGTCCGAAGGGGGTGGCCTTCTGCGGAAGGCCTTCCCCGACCACTGGTCCTTCCTGCTGGGCGAGATCGCCCTGTACAGCTTCGCCGTCCTGCTGCTGACGGGCGTGTGGCTGACGCTGTTCTTCCATCCGTCGATGACGGAAGTCGTCTACAACGGGTCCTACACGCCGCTGGACGGGATCCGGATGTCGGACGCGTACCAGTCGACGCTGCACATCAGCTTCGACATACGCGGCGGACTGCTGATCCGGCAACTGCACCACTGGGCGGCGCTGGTGTTCATCGCGGCGCTCGGCGTGCACATGCTGCGCGTCTTCTTCACCGGCGCGTTCCGCCGGCCCCGCGAGGTCAACTGGATGATGGGCGTGACGCTGTTCATGCTGGCGCTCGCCGAGGGCTTCGCGGGTTACTCGCTCCCGGACGACCTGCTCTCGGGCACCGGTCTGAGGATCGCCCAGGGCATCATGCTGTCGATCCCGGTGGTGGGGACGTACATCAGCTTCTTCGTCTTCGGCGGCCAGTATCCCGGCCACGAGCTGATCTCACGGCTGTACTCGCTGCACATCCTGCTGATCCCCGGGCTGCTGCTCGCGCTCGTCGCCGCCCACCTGATCCTGGTGTTCTACCTCAAGCACACCCAGTGGGCCGGCCGGGGCCGCACCAACGACAACGTGGTGGGCAAACCGCTCTTCCCGCAGTTCATGGCGAGTTCGCTGGGACTGTTCTTCATGGTCTTCGGGGTGCTGACCCTCCTCGCGGGGGTGGCGCAGATCAACCCGATCTGGGTGTACGGCCCCTACCAACCCGACGTCGTGTCCACCGGCTCGCAGCCCGACTGGTACGTCGGCTTCCTGGAGGGCTCCCTGCGCCTGGTGCCGCCGTGGGAGACGGCGGTGGCCGGGCACACCATCATGTGGAACGTCTTCCTGCCGGCCGTGGTGCTGCCGCTCGCGCTGTTCGCGGTGCTGTACGCGTATCCGTTCTTCGAGGCATGGATCACCGGGGACCAGCGGGAGCACCACCTGTGCGACCGGCCCCGCGACAAGCCCGTGCGTACCGGTCTCGGCGTCGCCGCGATCTGCTGCTACGGCGTGCTGCTCGCCGCGGGCGGCAACGACATCATCGCGCACACCTTCAAGATCTCCCTCAACGCGCTGACATGGATCTTCCGGATCTCCTTCGTCGTCGTGCCGCCGCTCGCCTTCATGATCACCAAGCGGGTGTGCCTGGCGCTGCAGGAGGCGGAACTTCAGCGGCTGGCCGAGGGCGAGGAGACCGGCGAGGTACGGCAGAACGTCACGGGCGGGTACTCCGAAAGCCACGTCCCGGTCGACGAGGAGACGCGGTACGTGCTGCGGGCGCGGGAGTTGCCGAAGCCGCTGGCGGCACCGGCCGCGGACGGCGACGGGGGCGTGCCGCAGTTGCAGCGGCTGCGGGCGACGCTGAGCTCCTGGTACTACGGCGACCGCGTCGAGGTTCAGGAGGAGGGCGCGGAGTCGGAACGCGAGCTGGAACGCTGA
- a CDS encoding DUF6479 family protein: MITASLDIAATRGLLVGIGPFVAGLVVVALLIGAFWLGARIRRREPAPPRPEEQPRLPDGGPVREVLENREPDEVPRSDDRLTPHRLSAHGNLGSRTSAAQARPRWDEGSSGSFGSGGPGGH; the protein is encoded by the coding sequence ATGATTACCGCATCGCTGGACATCGCCGCGACCCGGGGCCTGCTGGTGGGCATCGGGCCGTTCGTCGCGGGCCTGGTAGTGGTGGCGCTGCTGATCGGCGCCTTCTGGCTGGGGGCCCGCATCCGGCGCCGTGAGCCCGCCCCGCCGCGCCCGGAGGAGCAGCCGCGGCTGCCGGACGGAGGGCCGGTCCGCGAGGTCCTGGAGAACCGCGAGCCCGACGAGGTGCCCAGGAGCGATGACCGTCTGACGCCGCACCGCCTCAGTGCGCACGGCAACCTCGGGTCCCGGACCAGTGCCGCACAGGCGCGCCCCCGGTGGGACGAGGGCAGCAGCGGCTCGTTCGGCAGCGGCGGACCGGGCGGCCACTGA